One genomic segment of Vibrio sp. SCSIO 43136 includes these proteins:
- a CDS encoding F0F1 ATP synthase subunit epsilon: MAAITFHLDVVSAEKKLFSGLVETFQVTGSEGELGIFSGHTPLLTAITPGMVRIVKQHGHEEILYVSGGIVEVQPGTATVLADTAIRGEDLDAAKAEEAKRKAEEHIQNQHGDMDFAQAASELAKAIAQLRVIELTKKVR, translated from the coding sequence ATGGCAGCAATAACCTTCCACCTAGACGTTGTTAGTGCTGAGAAGAAACTTTTTTCCGGTCTAGTTGAAACGTTTCAGGTGACTGGTAGCGAAGGTGAACTGGGTATTTTCTCAGGCCATACTCCGCTGCTGACCGCTATTACGCCGGGAATGGTGCGCATAGTTAAGCAACACGGCCACGAAGAGATTCTTTATGTCTCGGGTGGTATCGTTGAAGTTCAGCCGGGTACAGCGACTGTACTGGCTGACACAGCAATCCGTGGTGAAGACCTAGACGCAGCTAAGGCAGAAGAAGCCAAACGCAAAGCTGAGGAGCATATCCAAAATCAGCATGGCGATATGGACTTTGCACAAGCGGCAAGTGAACTGGCTAAAGCCATTGCTCAGCTACGAGTAATCGAGTTGACCAAGAAAGTACGTTAA
- the atpD gene encoding F0F1 ATP synthase subunit beta: MATGKIVQIIGAVVDVEFPQSEVPSVYDALNVTESKERLVLEVQQQLGGGVVRCIVMGSSDGLRRGVEVVNTGAPISVPVGTKTLGRIMNVLGDAIDECGEIGAEQHYSIHREAPSYEEQSNETALLETGVKVIDLVCPFAKGGKIGLFGGAGVGKTVNMMELINNIALQHSGLSVFAGVGERTREGNDFYFEMQEAGVVNVENPEESKVAMVYGQMNEPPGNRLRVALTGLTMAERFRDEGRDVLLFVDNIYRYTLAGTEVSALLGRMPSAVGYQPTLAEEMGVLQERITSTKQGSITSVQAVYVPADDLTDPSPATTFAHLDATVVLNRNIAAMGLYPAIDPLDSTSRQLDPLVVGQEHYDIARGVQSTLQRYKELKDIIAILGMDELSEEDKQVVSRARKIERFLTQPYHVAEVFTGDPGVYVPLKETLRGFKGLLAGDYDDIPEQAFMYCGTIDDAVENAKKL, from the coding sequence ATGGCTACAGGTAAGATCGTACAGATCATCGGTGCGGTAGTCGACGTAGAGTTCCCACAGAGCGAAGTACCTAGTGTATATGACGCTCTAAATGTTACTGAATCAAAAGAGCGTCTAGTTCTTGAGGTTCAACAACAGCTAGGCGGTGGCGTAGTTCGTTGTATCGTAATGGGTAGCTCAGATGGTTTACGTCGTGGCGTTGAAGTAGTAAATACTGGCGCTCCAATTTCAGTACCAGTAGGTACTAAGACCCTAGGTCGTATCATGAACGTTCTTGGTGACGCGATTGATGAGTGTGGTGAGATCGGTGCTGAGCAGCACTACTCAATCCACCGTGAAGCACCTAGCTACGAAGAACAATCAAACGAAACAGCTCTCCTAGAGACTGGTGTTAAGGTAATCGACCTAGTTTGTCCATTCGCTAAGGGTGGTAAAATCGGTCTATTCGGTGGTGCAGGTGTAGGTAAGACCGTTAACATGATGGAGCTTATCAACAACATCGCACTTCAACACTCAGGTCTATCTGTATTTGCAGGTGTTGGTGAGCGTACTCGTGAAGGTAACGACTTCTACTTTGAGATGCAGGAAGCAGGCGTTGTAAACGTTGAAAATCCTGAAGAGTCTAAAGTAGCAATGGTTTACGGTCAGATGAACGAGCCACCAGGTAACCGTCTACGTGTTGCACTGACGGGTCTAACAATGGCAGAGCGTTTCCGTGACGAAGGTCGTGACGTTCTACTGTTCGTTGATAACATCTACCGTTACACACTAGCGGGTACCGAAGTATCAGCACTTCTTGGTCGTATGCCATCGGCGGTAGGTTACCAGCCGACGCTTGCGGAAGAGATGGGTGTACTTCAGGAGCGTATCACGTCAACTAAGCAAGGTTCTATCACGTCTGTACAGGCGGTATACGTACCTGCGGATGACTTGACTGACCCGTCTCCAGCAACCACGTTCGCACACTTGGATGCAACGGTTGTACTTAACCGTAACATCGCAGCAATGGGTCTATACCCAGCGATCGACCCACTAGATTCAACGTCTCGTCAGCTAGACCCTCTAGTAGTAGGTCAAGAGCACTACGACATCGCTCGTGGCGTTCAGTCTACTCTACAGCGTTATAAAGAGCTGAAAGATATCATCGCGATTCTAGGTATGGACGAGCTATCTGAAGAAGATAAGCAAGTTGTATCTCGTGCACGTAAGATTGAGCGTTTCCTAACTCAGCCTTACCACGTAGCGGAAGTATTTACTGGCGACCCAGGTGTTTACGTACCTCTTAAAGAGACTCTACGTGGCTTCAAAGGTCTTCTAGCTGGTGATTACGATGACATTCCAGAGCAAGCGTTCATGTACTGCGGTACGATTGACGATGCTGTTGAGAATGCTAAGAAGCTATAA
- the atpG gene encoding F0F1 ATP synthase subunit gamma has product MAGAKEIRNKIGSVKSTQKITKAMEMVAASKMRRSQDARESSRPYAETMRKVIGHVANANLEYRHPYLEEREAKRVGYIIISTDRGLCGGLNINLFKKAILDMKDWKEKGAEVDLAIIGSKATAFFNNSGAKVSAQVSGLGDSPALEDLIGSVGVMLKKYDEGELDRLYVVYNEFVNTMVQEPTIDQLLPLPKSDSEEMQRTHSWDYIYEPEPKPLLDALLVRYVESQVYQGVVENLACEQAARMIAMKAATDNASNLIEDLELVYNKARQAAITQELSEIVGGAAAV; this is encoded by the coding sequence ATGGCCGGCGCAAAAGAGATACGTAATAAAATCGGTAGTGTGAAAAGCACTCAGAAGATTACGAAAGCAATGGAAATGGTAGCCGCTTCTAAGATGCGTCGCAGTCAAGACGCTCGTGAAAGCTCCCGTCCATATGCGGAAACAATGCGTAAAGTGATCGGTCATGTGGCAAACGCAAACCTAGAGTATCGTCATCCATACCTAGAAGAGCGTGAAGCCAAACGTGTTGGTTACATCATTATTTCTACCGACCGTGGTCTATGTGGTGGTTTGAACATTAACTTGTTCAAGAAAGCCATCCTAGACATGAAGGATTGGAAAGAGAAAGGTGCAGAAGTTGACTTGGCCATTATTGGCTCAAAGGCAACGGCATTTTTCAACAACAGCGGCGCAAAAGTATCGGCGCAAGTTTCTGGCCTAGGCGATAGCCCAGCACTAGAAGACTTGATTGGTTCGGTTGGCGTTATGCTGAAGAAATATGATGAAGGTGAGTTGGATCGCCTATACGTGGTGTACAACGAGTTTGTAAACACCATGGTTCAAGAACCAACGATCGATCAATTGCTTCCTTTGCCTAAATCAGACAGCGAAGAGATGCAGCGCACGCACTCATGGGATTACATCTATGAGCCTGAACCAAAACCTCTGCTCGATGCACTGCTTGTGCGTTACGTAGAGTCTCAGGTTTACCAAGGTGTAGTTGAGAACCTTGCTTGTGAGCAAGCGGCTCGAATGATTGCGATGAAAGCTGCGACAGACAACGCCAGCAACCTGATTGAAGACTTAGAACTTGTGTATAACAAAGCCCGTCAGGCGGCTATCACACAAGAACTGTCGGAAATCGTTGGCGGTGCCGCTGCGGTTTAA
- the atpA gene encoding F0F1 ATP synthase subunit alpha, translated as MQLNSTEISDLIKQRIESFEVVSEARNEGTIVSVSDGIIRIHGLADVMQGEMIELPGGRYALALNLERDSVGAVVMGPYADLKEGTKVTGTGRILEVPVGPELLGRVVNTLGEPIDGKGPIEAKLSSPVEVIAPGVIDRKSVDQPVQTGYKSVDSMIPIGRGQRELVIGDRQCGKTAMAIDAIINQKDSGIFSIYVAIGQKASTIANVVRKLEEHGALQNTIVVVASASESAALQYLAPYAGCAMGEYFRDRGEDALIVYDDLSKQAVAYRQISLLLKRPPGREAFPGDVFYLHSRLLERAARVSEEYVERFTNGEVKGKTGSLTALPIIETQAGDVSAFVPTNVISITDGQIFLQTELFNAGVRPAVDPGISVSRVGGSAQTKIIKKLSGGIRTALAAYRELAAFAQFSSDLDEATKRQLDHGQKVTELMKQKQYAPMSVFDQALVIFAAERGYLEDIELNKVLDFEAALLSYARGQYAELAAEIDKTGSYNDEVEAQFKKIADDFKATQTW; from the coding sequence ATGCAACTTAATTCCACGGAAATTAGTGATCTGATCAAACAGCGTATCGAGTCATTCGAAGTTGTTAGTGAAGCTCGCAACGAAGGTACTATCGTATCGGTAAGCGACGGTATCATTCGCATCCACGGCCTAGCGGACGTGATGCAAGGTGAAATGATTGAATTACCGGGTGGCCGTTATGCACTAGCACTTAACCTTGAGCGTGACTCGGTTGGTGCGGTTGTAATGGGCCCATACGCCGACCTTAAGGAAGGCACAAAAGTAACAGGTACTGGTCGTATTCTTGAAGTACCAGTAGGTCCTGAATTGCTTGGCCGTGTAGTGAACACACTAGGTGAGCCAATCGATGGTAAAGGTCCAATTGAAGCAAAACTGTCTTCACCTGTTGAAGTGATTGCACCTGGCGTAATCGACCGTAAATCGGTAGATCAGCCAGTACAAACTGGTTACAAATCTGTTGACTCAATGATCCCAATCGGTCGTGGTCAGCGTGAGCTTGTAATCGGTGACCGTCAGTGTGGTAAAACTGCAATGGCGATCGATGCAATCATCAACCAGAAAGATTCTGGTATCTTCTCAATCTACGTAGCAATTGGTCAGAAAGCTTCTACCATCGCTAACGTAGTACGCAAACTGGAAGAGCACGGTGCACTGCAAAACACTATCGTAGTGGTTGCTTCTGCATCTGAGTCTGCTGCACTGCAATACCTAGCGCCTTACGCAGGTTGTGCAATGGGTGAGTACTTCCGTGACCGCGGTGAAGATGCTCTGATTGTTTATGATGATCTATCTAAGCAAGCAGTAGCTTACCGTCAAATCTCTCTACTACTGAAACGTCCACCAGGCCGTGAAGCATTCCCAGGTGACGTATTCTACCTTCACTCTCGTCTACTAGAGCGTGCAGCTCGTGTAAGCGAAGAGTACGTAGAGCGTTTCACTAACGGTGAAGTAAAAGGTAAGACGGGTTCTTTGACTGCTCTACCTATTATCGAAACCCAAGCGGGTGACGTTTCAGCGTTCGTACCGACTAACGTAATCTCGATTACTGATGGTCAGATCTTCCTGCAAACCGAACTGTTCAACGCCGGCGTACGTCCAGCGGTTGACCCAGGTATTTCGGTATCTCGTGTAGGTGGTTCTGCTCAGACGAAAATCATCAAGAAGCTTTCTGGTGGTATTCGTACGGCACTTGCGGCGTACCGTGAGCTAGCAGCATTTGCTCAGTTCTCATCAGATCTTGATGAAGCAACTAAGCGTCAGCTAGACCATGGTCAGAAAGTAACTGAGCTAATGAAGCAGAAGCAGTACGCTCCAATGTCTGTTTTTGACCAAGCTCTAGTTATCTTTGCGGCAGAACGTGGCTACCTAGAAGACATTGAACTGAACAAGGTTCTAGACTTCGAAGCAGCTCTACTATCGTACGCTCGCGGTCAATATGCAGAACTTGCTGCTGAGATCGACAAGACGGGTTCTTACAACGATGAAGTTGAAGCGCAATTTAAGAAAATTGCTGACGACTTCAAAGCAACCCAAACTTGGTAA
- the atpH gene encoding F0F1 ATP synthase subunit delta, whose product MSDLTTIARPYAKAAFDFAVEKGELQSWAEMLTFAAEVAKNPQVQELLTGSVSADKLAEIFVAVCGEQVDVHGQNFLKVMAENGRLQALPDVSTQFHLLKQEHEKRVDVDVISATELDEQQQADISSKLEQRLERKVKLNCSVDETLLGGVIIRAGDLVIDNSARGRLNRLSDALQS is encoded by the coding sequence ATGTCTGACTTGACAACTATCGCACGCCCCTATGCTAAAGCAGCCTTTGACTTTGCTGTAGAGAAAGGTGAGCTCCAGTCTTGGGCTGAGATGCTAACTTTCGCTGCCGAAGTTGCTAAAAACCCACAAGTGCAAGAGCTCCTAACGGGCTCTGTATCTGCCGATAAACTGGCAGAGATTTTCGTTGCCGTGTGTGGTGAACAAGTGGATGTACATGGTCAGAACTTTTTGAAAGTGATGGCTGAGAATGGCCGACTACAGGCCCTTCCTGATGTAAGTACACAATTCCATCTTCTTAAACAAGAACATGAGAAGCGTGTCGATGTTGACGTAATTTCAGCAACTGAGCTGGATGAGCAACAACAAGCTGACATCAGCAGTAAACTTGAGCAACGTCTTGAACGCAAGGTCAAGCTGAATTGCAGTGTAGATGAGACCCTACTTGGTGGGGTTATTATTCGAGCCGGAGACCTAGTCATCGATAACTCAGCTCGCGGTCGTTTAAACCGCCTGAGCGATGCATTGCAGTCTTAA
- the atpF gene encoding F0F1 ATP synthase subunit B, with protein sequence MNMNATLLGQAISFALFVWFCMKYVWPPIMDAIEERQKKIADGLHAAERAAKDLDLAQANASDQLKEAKRAATEIIEQANKRKAQIVDEAREEAQAERQKILSQAEAEVEAERNRARDDLRKQVATLAVAGAEKILERSIDENAHKDILNNITAKL encoded by the coding sequence GTGAATATGAACGCAACTCTGCTAGGTCAAGCAATCTCGTTCGCACTGTTTGTGTGGTTCTGCATGAAGTATGTATGGCCGCCAATCATGGATGCGATCGAAGAGCGTCAGAAAAAAATTGCTGACGGTTTGCACGCTGCTGAACGCGCTGCAAAAGATCTTGATCTGGCACAAGCCAATGCTTCGGACCAACTGAAAGAAGCAAAGCGCGCAGCAACTGAGATCATTGAACAAGCGAACAAGCGTAAAGCTCAAATCGTGGACGAAGCTCGTGAGGAAGCTCAGGCAGAACGCCAGAAAATCCTATCGCAAGCAGAGGCTGAGGTTGAAGCTGAACGTAACCGCGCTCGTGATGATCTGCGCAAACAAGTTGCTACTCTGGCTGTAGCTGGTGCTGAGAAAATCCTTGAGCGTTCTATCGATGAGAACGCACACAAAGATATTCTCAACAACATTACTGCAAAACTTTAA
- the atpE gene encoding F0F1 ATP synthase subunit C, translated as METLLSFSAIAVGIIVGLAALGTAIGFALLGGKFLEGAARQPEMAPMLQVKMFIIAGLLDAIPMIGIVIALLFTFANPFVGQLAG; from the coding sequence ATGGAAACTTTACTGAGCTTTTCTGCAATCGCCGTAGGTATTATCGTCGGTCTTGCTGCACTAGGTACTGCGATCGGCTTCGCACTACTAGGTGGTAAATTCCTTGAAGGCGCTGCACGTCAACCAGAAATGGCTCCTATGCTGCAAGTTAAGATGTTCATCATTGCAGGTCTATTGGATGCGATCCCTATGATCGGTATCGTAATCGCACTTCTATTCACATTTGCGAACCCATTCGTTGGTCAGCTAGCTGGTTAA
- the atpB gene encoding F0F1 ATP synthase subunit A has product MAAPGEALTSSGYIDHHLTNLSTYKLGLVAEETSFWNVHIDSLFFSVFTGLIFLWIFRSVAKKATVGVPGKLQCAVEMIVEFVDTNVKDTFHGRNPLIAPLALTIFCWVFLMNLMDLVPIDFLPYPAEHWLGIPYLKVVPSADVNITMAMALGVFALMIYYSIKVKGLGGFAKELALHPFNHPVMIPFNLLIEVVSLLAKPLSLGMRLFGNMFAGEVVFILCAAMLPWWLQWLGSLPWAIFHILVITIQAFVFMMLTIVYLSMAHEDSDH; this is encoded by the coding sequence ATGGCTGCGCCAGGTGAAGCGCTAACGTCGTCTGGATACATTGATCACCACCTCACAAACCTTTCTACTTATAAGTTAGGTCTTGTGGCGGAGGAGACAAGTTTCTGGAACGTACACATCGATAGCCTGTTCTTTTCTGTGTTTACTGGATTGATTTTCCTTTGGATTTTCCGTTCAGTGGCAAAGAAAGCAACAGTGGGTGTGCCAGGTAAGCTTCAGTGTGCTGTAGAAATGATCGTAGAATTTGTCGATACCAACGTCAAAGATACGTTCCATGGACGCAACCCTCTGATAGCCCCTCTAGCACTAACTATCTTTTGTTGGGTATTTTTAATGAACTTGATGGACCTTGTGCCTATCGATTTCTTACCTTACCCAGCTGAGCATTGGCTCGGTATCCCTTACTTGAAAGTGGTACCTTCTGCTGATGTGAATATCACCATGGCTATGGCTCTAGGCGTATTCGCTCTGATGATTTACTACAGCATCAAAGTGAAAGGTCTAGGTGGGTTCGCTAAAGAATTAGCATTACATCCATTTAATCACCCAGTGATGATTCCGTTTAACCTACTGATTGAAGTTGTGTCGCTACTGGCGAAACCTCTATCTCTTGGTATGCGTCTATTCGGTAACATGTTCGCAGGTGAGGTTGTATTCATTCTTTGTGCGGCAATGCTACCATGGTGGCTACAATGGTTAGGTTCACTTCCGTGGGCTATTTTCCATATTCTGGTTATCACGATCCAAGCCTTCGTATTCATGATGTTGACCATCGTATATCTATCGATGGCACACGAAGACTCTGATCATTAA
- a CDS encoding F0F1 ATP synthase subunit I: MVATLAKPGRELAKRLLMIQVSVVIFLAVGMSAIINTGWGFSALVGGSIFVIANAVFAFFAFKYSGARAARLIANSFYAGEALKIVITVVLFSIAYMYMQVELVPLKLTYLLVLGVNIFAPALFINNKK, from the coding sequence ATGGTAGCTACGCTAGCCAAACCAGGACGAGAGCTTGCTAAGCGATTGTTAATGATTCAAGTTAGCGTGGTTATTTTTCTGGCAGTAGGGATGAGTGCCATCATCAATACTGGGTGGGGATTTTCTGCACTGGTTGGAGGTAGCATTTTTGTTATCGCTAATGCAGTGTTTGCGTTCTTTGCCTTTAAGTATAGTGGAGCGCGAGCAGCACGTCTGATCGCCAATTCATTTTACGCAGGGGAAGCGCTCAAAATTGTCATCACAGTGGTCCTTTTCTCCATTGCCTACATGTATATGCAGGTGGAACTCGTTCCCCTCAAACTGACCTATTTGCTGGTTCTTGGTGTTAACATTTTTGCGCCAGCACTATTCATTAACAACAAAAAATAG
- a CDS encoding ParB/RepB/Spo0J family partition protein, whose translation MSKRGLGKGLDALLATSSVAREKQQTIAHSQSMSTEGELCDIPVGHLKAGSYQPRKEMEPEALAELAASISSQGVIQPIVVRQIGQESYEIIAGERRWRASKQAGLKVVPCLVKKVTDRAAVAMALIENIQREDLNAIEEAQALEGLQKEFELTHQQVADAIGKSRTAVSNLLRLNQLEEGVKQLVANKALEMGHARALLSLDSVAQLEVAQIAADKKLTVRQTEQLVKKHLAPKTAAKPEVVDHEAQEISQRLSEKLGSQVSIVRNSSGRTKLTISLDEPHKFEQLIAILER comes from the coding sequence ATGTCGAAACGCGGTTTAGGCAAAGGTCTGGATGCCTTATTGGCGACCAGTTCAGTTGCACGTGAAAAACAGCAAACCATCGCCCATAGCCAGTCCATGTCGACCGAAGGCGAGCTGTGCGATATTCCTGTTGGCCATTTGAAAGCAGGAAGTTATCAGCCACGTAAGGAAATGGAGCCTGAAGCTTTGGCAGAACTCGCTGCCTCAATTAGCTCTCAAGGCGTCATTCAACCGATAGTTGTTAGACAAATTGGTCAGGAAAGTTACGAAATCATTGCGGGTGAACGCCGTTGGAGAGCCTCGAAGCAAGCAGGTCTCAAGGTCGTTCCTTGTTTGGTCAAGAAGGTGACGGATAGAGCTGCGGTAGCTATGGCACTTATTGAGAATATTCAGCGTGAAGACCTCAATGCTATCGAAGAAGCTCAAGCCCTTGAAGGACTACAAAAAGAGTTCGAATTAACTCACCAACAAGTCGCAGATGCTATTGGTAAATCTCGTACTGCGGTATCAAACCTTTTGCGTTTGAACCAGCTTGAAGAGGGCGTGAAACAGCTTGTTGCAAACAAAGCATTGGAAATGGGGCATGCACGTGCTTTATTGAGTCTTGACTCAGTAGCGCAGTTGGAAGTTGCTCAAATCGCGGCAGACAAGAAGCTCACGGTGAGACAAACCGAGCAGCTAGTTAAAAAGCATTTGGCACCAAAAACCGCTGCCAAGCCTGAAGTTGTTGATCACGAGGCGCAGGAGATTTCTCAGCGTCTAAGTGAAAAATTGGGGTCACAAGTCTCTATTGTGCGCAATTCAAGTGGTAGAACAAAACTCACAATTAGTCTTGACGAACCTCACAAATTCGAGCAACTAATTGCAATACTTGAACGCTAA
- a CDS encoding ParA family protein: MGRIISIANQKGGVGKTTTCVNLAASMAATRRKVLVIDLDPQGNATMASGVDKYQVDATAYDLLVEDVPFDEVVCKKTSGGYDLVAANGDVTAAEIKLMEVFAREIRLKNSLQLVRDNYDFIFIDCPPALNLLTINAMAASDSVLVPMQCEYFALEGLTALMDTISKLAAVVNDNLKIEGLLRTMYDPRNRLSNEVSDQLKQHFGDKVYRTVIPRNVRLAEAPSHGKPAMYYDKYSSGAKAYLALAGEMLRREEVPV; the protein is encoded by the coding sequence GTGGGACGAATTATATCAATTGCCAATCAGAAAGGCGGTGTAGGGAAAACAACCACTTGTGTCAATCTAGCGGCTTCCATGGCGGCGACACGACGAAAGGTATTGGTGATTGATCTCGACCCACAAGGTAATGCCACGATGGCCAGTGGCGTTGACAAGTATCAAGTCGACGCTACGGCTTATGATTTATTGGTTGAAGACGTGCCATTTGACGAAGTGGTATGTAAAAAAACCAGCGGTGGCTATGACTTAGTTGCTGCAAATGGCGATGTTACGGCAGCTGAAATCAAGCTGATGGAAGTGTTTGCCCGTGAAATACGCCTTAAGAATTCGTTACAATTAGTTCGTGATAACTATGATTTCATCTTTATAGATTGTCCGCCTGCACTTAACCTTCTTACAATCAATGCTATGGCCGCATCAGACTCGGTGTTGGTACCTATGCAGTGTGAATATTTTGCCCTTGAAGGCTTAACCGCACTGATGGATACCATCAGTAAGCTTGCTGCTGTAGTGAATGATAACTTGAAGATAGAAGGTCTGCTTCGCACCATGTATGACCCGCGTAACCGCTTGTCAAACGAGGTGTCTGATCAACTCAAACAACACTTTGGCGATAAAGTCTATCGCACGGTGATCCCTAGAAACGTTCGTTTGGCCGAAGCGCCAAGCCACGGGAAGCCTGCGATGTATTACGACAAATACTCCTCTGGAGCAAAAGCCTATTTGGCGCTTGCAGGAGAGATGTTACGCCGAGAAGAAGTTCCAGTTTAA
- the rsmG gene encoding 16S rRNA (guanine(527)-N(7))-methyltransferase RsmG — protein sequence MSTLRATLDKLIAQTDLEVNERQREQLVGYVEMLDKWNKAYNLTSVRNPQDMLVKHILDSIVVSPHLPGERFIDVGTGPGLPGIPLSIMNPDKAFTLLDSLGKRIRFIKQVVHELKIENVTPVQSRVEEFQPEVGFDAVLSRAFASISDMVEWCHHLPKANTGVFLALKGTHPANEIDQLPEWCSVTDIIALQVPELEGERHLVTLTRKDD from the coding sequence ATGAGTACCTTACGAGCGACTCTGGATAAATTGATCGCCCAAACCGATTTAGAGGTGAATGAGCGTCAACGTGAACAATTGGTCGGTTACGTTGAGATGCTGGATAAGTGGAACAAAGCGTACAACTTAACCTCAGTACGTAACCCACAAGATATGTTAGTGAAACATATCTTAGATAGTATCGTTGTAAGTCCTCACTTACCGGGTGAGCGCTTTATTGATGTGGGCACTGGCCCTGGGTTGCCAGGAATTCCTTTGTCTATCATGAATCCGGACAAAGCGTTTACTTTGCTTGATAGCTTGGGCAAGCGTATTCGTTTTATCAAACAAGTAGTGCATGAGCTGAAAATAGAGAATGTTACGCCAGTCCAAAGTCGAGTTGAAGAATTTCAACCTGAAGTTGGTTTTGATGCAGTATTGAGCCGAGCATTTGCTTCCATTAGTGATATGGTGGAGTGGTGTCATCATCTGCCAAAAGCAAACACGGGCGTGTTCTTGGCGCTGAAAGGGACGCATCCAGCCAATGAAATCGACCAACTGCCGGAATGGTGTTCTGTGACCGATATCATAGCTTTGCAAGTTCCTGAGTTAGAAGGTGAGCGACATCTAGTAACCTTGACCCGTAAGGACGATTAA